AGCGGCACCTGCAGCAGGATCACCTGGCGGCTCTCGGACGGGTGGCACTTGTTGACGTGTCGGGTGAGTCCCGGCGAGCTGTGCAGCAGGGCGGGGCAGTGCTGGCAGGGGAACACCTGGGCGGAGTGCAGCAGCCGCAGGTGGCGTTCCCTGCCCCCGCTGCTGCCGAAGCGCTCCCCGCACACCGGACACGCGTGGCTGTGGCACGCGCTCAGGTTGAGCGGCCGGAGCTCTGCGCGGTTGCGCGGGCCTCGGTGAGCCGCCAGATGTTTCCGCAGGTAGGCTTGGCGCTTGAAGTGCTTCCGGCACCGCGGGCAGTCGTACAGCCCGTCCTCGGAACCGGTTTCGGACGGTTCGGGGCTGGAGGAGTCCCGGTCGCTGCTGTTCTTGGCGGGCGCGGGTTTGTGCCAGCGGCGGTGGGAGGCCAGGTTGGCCGGGCAGCTGAACACCTTGTCGCAGTCGGGGCAGCGGTACTCGACCCGGACGATCCTGGAGCAGCGGTGATGCGCCAGGGAGAACGGGTCCGGGTAGGCTTCTCGGCACAGCTGGCACACCAGCCCCCCCGGCGGGGGGCGCTCTCCCGCCGCCGGCCTCGGCTCCACCGGAGCCTCTTTGATCTTGAGCCCCAGGACCGGGGACGTGGTGACGTCATCTACAAAGTGCAGCTTCCGGATGGCTTTGGTCCTCTTGGAGGTGGCAGCATTGCCCCGGCGCTCTGCGTCGCCCGTCGGCTGCTTGGCGCCCCCGGCCAGGAGCGCGCTGGCCTTCAGCTCCGCCGGACCGAACTGGTTCTTCAGTGCGGGGAAGGACTCTGCTGAGGCCGGGGATCCGAGGCTACAGCGCCGCTCCGGGGAGCCCTCATGGTTCCGACTGACGGGCCGGGTCGGGCTGTACAGAACCCGGTTCACCGTCTCCGGGTTCCCGAACTGCACCGGCTTGGTGGTGGGATCCGGTTCCGGAGCAGCGGCCGCCGCCCTGCAGGTGTGCGCGCGCTTCGGGATGGAGAAACGCCGCTGCTGTTGCGGCGGCTCATCGGCGGCGGCTACCCGCGCGTCCTCCTCCCCGGAGCCGACCCGGTAGGACGCCGGGGCAGTCTTCCGGCTCCGCTTCACCAGGAAGCCTCTGGGCATGTTCGGTCCGGACGGGGAGGCTCTGCGGGGGGAGAAACAAATCCACGCTGAGCTGCGCGTAAAGCCGAACATCCACCGcgtggttctgatccagtctcctctcaaaacaacaacaacactctgCTTTAAGACCACAGGATGACACCGCGCCGGCCTGAGCCTCCACCAATCAGAAGCCGCCCCGCTCCCCccgggggaggaggggggagcAGATGTACCTGAGGgtttcacacacactcaaaacacactcaaaacacacacactccctcctCGGCCAGCAGCGTCCTGATGACTTTCAACTAACGTGTTCTGGTCCGGGTCGGTTTGGATTTTTAgagaaatttaacatttaattttattttatttttttttaaatcttcaaataaaatgaaattcgGCTCAGATTTAGTTCTCTTTCCGCTCAGATGCGAACCGAACCTTAACTCCGTCTCATCCATAATTGATGAGCAGAGGCCGGTCCACTTTGCATCATAATGGCGGCGCTTGAAAggaccccccccaccccacccccggTCCATGGCGCG
The Gambusia affinis linkage group LG22, SWU_Gaff_1.0, whole genome shotgun sequence DNA segment above includes these coding regions:
- the LOC122825552 gene encoding insulinoma-associated protein 1a-like, with protein sequence MFGFTRSSAWICFSPRRASPSGPNMPRGFLVKRSRKTAPASYRVGSGEEDARVAAADEPPQQQRRFSIPKRAHTCRAAAAAPEPDPTTKPVQFGNPETVNRVLYSPTRPVSRNHEGSPERRCSLGSPASAESFPALKNQFGPAELKASALLAGGAKQPTGDAERRGNAATSKRTKAIRKLHFVDDVTTSPVLGLKIKEAPVEPRPAAGERPPPGGLVCQLCREAYPDPFSLAHHRCSRIVRVEYRCPDCDKVFSCPANLASHRRWHKPAPAKNSSDRDSSSPEPSETGSEDGLYDCPRCRKHFKRQAYLRKHLAAHRGPRNRAELRPLNLSACHSHACPVCGERFGSSGGRERHLRLLHSAQVFPCQHCPALLHSSPGLTRHVNKCHPSESRQVILLQVPLRPAC